The genomic window CGTCGTTGGCGTTGTTGACGTCGACCATCCGTCCGTCGCGATGGGCGCTGATGCTGATCCCGGTGCCCAGGTGGGCGATGATCAGCTTCAGCTTCTCGTAGGGCTGGCCGAGATCGGCGGCAGCCATCCGCGCCGTGGCCTTGAGGTTGAGGGCGTGGGACAGTGAGCGACGCTCCAACTCGGGGATGCCCGAGACGCGGGCGATGTCGTCGAACTCGTCGACGCTGACCGGATCGACGATGAAAGCCGGGATGCCGTTGGGATGGGCGATCCGCTGGGCCAGCATGCAGCCGAGGTTGCTGGCGTGATCCGCCGCCACGTTACCTTCGCGCACATCGCTGAGCATGGCGTTGTTTACCTTGTAAGTCCCCGAGGTCAGCGGCTTGAAGGCTCCGCCGCGGCCGACGACGGCGCTGAGATCGCCCGGTTCGATGTCCACCTGCTTGAGGACGTCGATAATCAACTGCTTGCGGTAATCGAGCTGGTCGAGAATGCTGTTGAAGTCCATCAGATCGTCGGTGTGGTGGCGGACGATCTCAGTGAAGACCATCTGCTCGCCGTCGAACACGCCGACCTTGGTCGAGGTCGCTCCCGGATTGATCACCAGTATCTTCTCAGCCATCGTCGCTACGCCTCCGGTCGCTCGCGCTGGAGAGTGGATGAATGCAGTCGACACACCGCCGCTAACGGGACGATGTGACAGGTTCAGCTACTTACGCAGGTTTATGAAGCGGCGTTTCCCGGTCGCGGGTACGCCGCTCGACCACGGTCTTG from Candidatus Coatesbacteria bacterium includes these protein-coding regions:
- the buk gene encoding butyrate kinase, with protein sequence MAEKILVINPGATSTKVGVFDGEQMVFTEIVRHHTDDLMDFNSILDQLDYRKQLIIDVLKQVDIEPGDLSAVVGRGGAFKPLTSGTYKVNNAMLSDVREGNVAADHASNLGCMLAQRIAHPNGIPAFIVDPVSVDEFDDIARVSGIPELERRSLSHALNLKATARMAAADLGQPYEKLKLIIAHLGTGISISAHRDGRMVDVNNANDGGPFSPQRSGSLPTTGLIKLCFSGRYSAAELKKRVVGNGGLKAYLGTDDAREAARAMRKGDKKARLVLDAMTYQIAKECGAMAAVLNGGQDAVVVTGGISQNETVMELLTPRLEWLGKLLVYPGEDELCALAKGALRVLRGEEKHKVYR